DNA sequence from the Anaerobaca lacustris genome:
TTGCATCAGGAAGTCGGGACTCCAGCCAGCCATGCGGCGCTTCATGATGTTGCTTTGTTTGCCCGGATGTTGCTTGATCAAGCTGAGCGTCAGGCGGCGCAGCCAGGAGAGGTTGTCCGCGAACGTGCGGTTGCGGACCCGGCTTTCATCTTCCCGGTAGGTCATGTCGAGCGACCAGTGCAGAGAGTTCTCGATTCCCCAGTGACGGCGTACGGCTTGGGCGAATTGCCGGCCGTTGCGACGCAGGCTGCTGATGTAGTACCGGACATCACGCTTTTCGATCCCCTTCTCTTCGTAGACCCGGACCGCCGCTCCAATGGTCTTGAGCCCTTTCCACTGTGAGCGTCCATGAAGATAAGAGGGGGCGGTCATCTGATAGTAGGTGCGGGCCTCCAGACGCCCATGTCCCTGCTCCACTTCGACGTAGCGGCTGACGGGCCCGCCCGTGCCGTCGTCTTGAAGGTGGCCCAGCATCAGGAATTCCACGTCGTGCAAGAGCTTCTCGTGATTGCCTTTGAGCGCCAAGACGTAGTCGCCTTTGCCTTGCACGATCTTCGCGGCAATCGTCTTCTGGCATCCGGCGGCATCAATGGTCACGATCGCGTCCTCCACATCGATCCGCTCCAGCAGTTGCGGGATCGCCGTGATCTCGTTGGACTTCTCC
Encoded proteins:
- a CDS encoding ISAs1 family transposase, with the translated sequence MLVIGAQDAVNLLRFFDDLPDPRSNVNRLHRLGDVIVMAICAIVANADGPTAIAQWAKLNAAWLRRHLALPGGIPGKDTFRRVLGLLPPAAFQQCFQQWLQTLQTSSDEDSENQKHIAIDGKALRRSHDRRRGLGPMHIVSAWASDFGITLGQVATEEKSNEITAIPQLLERIDVEDAIVTIDAAGCQKTIAAKIVQGKGDYVLALKGNHEKLLHDVEFLMLGHLQDDGTGGPVSRYVEVEQGHGRLEARTYYQMTAPSYLHGRSQWKGLKTIGAAVRVYEEKGIEKRDVRYYISSLRRNGRQFAQAVRRHWGIENSLHWSLDMTYREDESRVRNRTFADNLSWLRRLTLSLIKQHPGKQSNIMKRRMAGWSPDFLMQ